ATGTAAATTATTCTATCTTATTTTTTCGTATAAATTCTCTTAAGGCATTTGACTCTTCCTTATATGCTTTAATTGTGTAAACTTTTCCATCCGGGCATTTTACCGATACCCTTACTATAGTGGTTTCAATGTCTGAAGCATACACTGGTGGTTCAACCTTTTCTATTTTGCAGCCTGCATCAAGTAATTTCTTTAATTCGGAAATACTCTTAAATTCTGACAAGAGAAATCAATTATTAGTATTAGTTACTAGTTCATAAAAAGGATTTAGGATGCCATGATTCTATCCATCAATACAGGCAGGTTGTGATCGTAGTAATTTGCGATGGTTACTAAAAGGAATCAAATCCTCCGGTATCCATCCCTCCAACGTCCATATCGCTATAATCACCTGTATCGCCTGTATCAGAAGCCGCTCCTGAATCTTCAGCACCTGATCCTCCTGATTCAGATGCTTGTGCTTCACTCTGAACATTTTCAGCTGGATTCATTGACATTCCCATAAAAGACATCATAGAAGTAAACATTACTGCATTTATCAATCCAGAAAATAACATCATCGGCATCCACATCCTGTTATCGTTCATATAACTTTGCATTTGACCTCTGTTACCAGTTTCATAGAGTTGTTGAAGATATTTGGATTTGTTGACTAGTTCTTGTTTTTTTGATTCTAGTATTTTGAATCCTGTGTCAGCAACATAAACTTCAATTTTCTTATTACCAAAAAAGCCTTTTTTTGTCTGTTTAATGACTAGTTTTTGGGTTTGTAGATCATTTATGATCAATTCTACCTCATCTTTAGATAACTTTGTAACCTTGGCAATGTCTTCTATCTTTTTCATACCTCTAGAGATTGCGTCTAATACCATGAAATGATTGGGACTTTCATTAAAATTATTATTTGATGACATGTATGTGTATAACTAGGAAATTATTTAAGTTTTGAATGAGCAATAGGTAATTTCTCAAGATACTGACAAATCAATTCATTTGTCAAATTAGAATATAAGGAATCTAAAGTAGTAACTTTATGTATTTTCTACATTGAAACTCGGTACATTTGTAGTTTTGTTACCCAAGCGAGGTTCTATCGGGTTTTGGGATGTAGCTTCGAGCATTATTTGATATGACTCAAAAGAAAAGCATACTGGTTTTATCTATTTGAACAAATTCATAGCAAAGCCCAAAATGTATTGAATCATTCTTCTGTTTAGGCCTCCTTTTTTTGTCATTTCTATGCCACAAAAAAAAGGGGTAGGCAATGGGTGATCTTTTCTCAAATCCGATCATTGTAGTATTTACATTTATTTTCAAATACAGTAGTCTTTGAACTCAGGTTTTAATTTATCAAAAAATAAACATGGCAACCTGACAAAGTTCCAACCTGTACAAAATAAATTAAAGCTCAGATGAGTTTTTGTGATGCCCTACAAGAAATAGAGATTGAGAACTGCTCCTGCTAACAATGATTGAAGTATACAAGAGTTTTGTAACGTCTGACTTTCTTTTTAATAATGAGGTTACCAATCAATTTCCAACTGCCACTTCACAAAGTAAGTTACCTCAAAATGCAATATGTTAACCCCGAAGGGGAATGATCGTTTATTAAATACTTGTAAGATTTCACGGCCAGTAAAAGCACTGGTTACGAGTGATTGGGGCAATATAAATTTCATTTTTTACAATGTATGTTAATAAATTACCTATTCTTGTTAGATAAGGTTAATTGTAAATTAATAGCCATAATAAAAAAGCGTAATTTTGTTATTTGATATTATTCTGGTAGAAGGATTTAGTATCATGTATCTAAGCTATAATATAGTTAATTCTAACTAAATAGAATGATTATATTGAGTAACATAACAAGAATACATAAGAAAAGAATTGTATTTGCAACACTTTTGGCTGTTTCTATGATTACCGCGCTTGCTACATTTGATCATAAAATGGTTCAAGCAACTAGTGAGAAAAACGAAAATGCAGGACAGCAAGTTGATAAGCAAGGCCAATGGGTTAGTCAAGGAGCACAATGTGTATCTGGAGAGGCTGTTTTGTTTTCATGTAACAATGTTGGAATACAATCGCAAGATCAACACGGTCACCTGGCTGCAGGTCAACAGTGACCTTTTTTTTAATACTATTTCATCCTTGATAAAGTGTTCTAACATCATGAAAGGTTTTTGATTCTAATACTGAGTTGTTAGTAATTCAATGTCTTGATTTATTCAAAATTGATCTAGCTGATGTTCCTTGAATCATAATTTATCTTTCGATCATCAAAGCAAATAGCAGAAACATCGAAAATGTGAACTAAATCAGCAAATTCTTATCTTCTTTAGTGTGGTTTAATACTTTGTAGTGGATCCATTTATTTCAAGGGGCAATCGCTTCTGGTATACTAGATGTAGTAAAAATACCTTATAATCTCTTTTAGGACGATGGGCTTATCTTATGTAAGGAATTACTTTAACAGTTATGATTTAGTAACGAACAGTGTCATATATCATCTTCATAAGCTATGCATAACAATATT
This Candidatus Nitrosocosmicus oleophilus DNA region includes the following protein-coding sequences:
- a CDS encoding MarR family transcriptional regulator; this encodes MSSNNNFNESPNHFMVLDAISRGMKKIEDIAKVTKLSKDEVELIINDLQTQKLVIKQTKKGFFGNKKIEVYVADTGFKILESKKQELVNKSKYLQQLYETGNRGQMQSYMNDNRMWMPMMLFSGLINAVMFTSMMSFMGMSMNPAENVQSEAQASESGGSGAEDSGAASDTGDTGDYSDMDVGGMDTGGFDSF